One window of Mesorhizobium loti R88b genomic DNA carries:
- a CDS encoding class I SAM-dependent methyltransferase: MPSLKQLIKKPVHALSSRFATSRLERVVREIEDAKMEELSHSTFLETKIRQIGLRHDRRALYGDDVDDMNFHAPGLWQIPRQLAQAMALLAGQRIVSFLEVGTCDGFTFSFMAACLSRLNPGLKATTIDIASRLPTCARIVFKTPVEFLAGKTSDAFAGHVFDLVLIDGDHSYEWITRDYRNVGQQARLCMFHDINDRFCGDDTVPKFWRELKTEESGRADFHEFLYHSNADRVMGIGIRIKR, translated from the coding sequence ATGCCTTCACTCAAGCAACTTATCAAGAAGCCCGTTCATGCACTCAGTTCGCGGTTCGCGACCAGCAGGCTGGAGCGGGTGGTTCGTGAAATTGAAGATGCGAAAATGGAAGAGCTTTCGCATAGCACGTTTCTCGAAACGAAAATCCGCCAGATCGGCCTGCGCCACGACCGGCGTGCCCTGTATGGAGATGATGTCGATGACATGAATTTCCATGCGCCCGGTTTGTGGCAGATTCCGAGGCAACTGGCGCAGGCCATGGCGCTGTTGGCTGGCCAACGGATCGTCAGCTTTCTTGAAGTGGGAACCTGCGACGGTTTCACGTTTTCATTCATGGCGGCATGTCTGTCGAGGCTCAACCCGGGCCTCAAAGCGACGACCATCGATATTGCTTCCCGCCTTCCGACTTGCGCGCGAATCGTCTTCAAGACACCAGTCGAGTTCCTTGCCGGCAAGACGTCGGACGCATTCGCCGGCCACGTCTTCGATCTCGTTCTTATCGATGGAGATCACTCCTACGAATGGATCACCCGTGACTACCGGAATGTCGGTCAGCAGGCGCGCCTCTGTATGTTTCACGATATCAACGATCGATTTTGTGGGGACGATACGGTCCCCAAATTCTGGCGGGAGCTAAAGACCGAGGAATCGGGGCGCGCCGATTTCCATGAATTTTTGTATCACTCCAATGCCGACAGAGTGATGGGGATTGGCATTCGGATCAAACGCTGA
- a CDS encoding prolyl-tRNA synthetase associated domain-containing protein, producing MPKTEADLFAFLAELGIAVSTIRHPPLYTVADSQALRGEIAGGHTKNLFLKDKKDNFFLVTVGEDAVVDLKQIHQLIGAAGRVSFGKPEMLLELLGVTPGAVTVFGVINDRENRVKLVLDKDLMEHAVINGHPLTNEATTSIARDDLIKFVEATGHDAAILKVSA from the coding sequence ATGCCGAAGACCGAAGCTGACCTTTTTGCCTTTCTTGCCGAACTCGGCATTGCCGTTTCGACGATACGCCATCCGCCGCTCTATACGGTGGCCGATTCGCAGGCACTGCGCGGCGAAATTGCCGGCGGGCACACCAAGAACCTGTTCCTGAAGGACAAGAAGGACAATTTCTTCCTGGTCACCGTCGGTGAGGACGCCGTCGTCGACCTGAAGCAGATCCACCAGCTGATCGGCGCCGCCGGCCGCGTTTCCTTCGGCAAACCGGAGATGCTGCTGGAGCTGCTGGGCGTCACGCCTGGCGCGGTCACGGTGTTTGGCGTCATCAACGACAGGGAAAATCGGGTCAAGCTGGTGCTCGACAAGGATTTGATGGAACATGCCGTCATCAATGGGCATCCGCTGACCAATGAGGCGACGACATCGATCGCCAGGGATGACCTTATCAAATTCGTCGAGGCAACCGGGCATGATGCTGCTATCTTGAAAGTCTCGGCATGA
- the trxA gene encoding thioredoxin gives MSDNKPFGGSFGSSGGQYATTVQYGGTAPAPAKVTLGDAPAAVTGDVIKDTTTAAFAADVIQESRRQPVLVDFWAPWCGPCKQLTPQLEKAVKAAGGKVKLVKMNIDDHPSIAGQLGIQSIPAVIAFKDGQPVDGFMGAIPESQINEFITKVGGKGNGAPPVADALAAAAEAREAGDMQTAADIFDAILAQAPETIEAIAGLGDLLFEAGDTEGAEALLATAPEAKKDAPLLAALRAKMALAAQAAALGNPAEFERRLAENPKDHQARFDLAMIQNARGDRTAAADNLLAIIKADRAWNEDGARTQLLQLFEAWGMTDEATLAARRKLSALLFP, from the coding sequence ATGAGCGACAACAAGCCATTTGGCGGGTCATTCGGCAGCAGTGGCGGCCAGTATGCCACCACGGTGCAGTATGGCGGAACCGCACCCGCGCCGGCAAAGGTCACGCTTGGCGATGCGCCGGCCGCTGTCACTGGCGATGTCATCAAGGACACCACGACGGCCGCCTTCGCCGCCGACGTCATCCAGGAATCGCGCCGCCAGCCGGTGCTGGTGGATTTCTGGGCGCCGTGGTGCGGGCCATGCAAGCAGCTGACGCCGCAACTGGAAAAGGCGGTCAAGGCCGCGGGCGGCAAGGTCAAGCTGGTCAAGATGAACATCGACGACCATCCCTCGATCGCCGGCCAGCTCGGCATCCAGTCTATCCCGGCCGTCATCGCCTTCAAGGACGGCCAGCCGGTCGATGGCTTCATGGGCGCGATCCCTGAGAGCCAGATCAACGAATTCATCACCAAGGTCGGCGGCAAGGGCAATGGCGCTCCGCCCGTGGCCGATGCGCTGGCGGCTGCGGCTGAAGCGCGCGAGGCCGGCGACATGCAGACCGCCGCCGACATTTTTGATGCCATCCTGGCGCAGGCGCCCGAGACGATCGAGGCGATCGCCGGGCTGGGCGATTTGTTGTTCGAGGCCGGCGACACGGAAGGCGCCGAAGCGCTTTTGGCAACCGCGCCGGAAGCCAAGAAGGACGCGCCTTTGCTTGCCGCGTTGCGCGCCAAGATGGCGCTTGCCGCGCAGGCCGCCGCGCTTGGCAATCCGGCCGAGTTCGAGCGCCGCCTGGCCGAGAACCCCAAGGACCATCAGGCGCGTTTTGATCTGGCCATGATCCAGAATGCCCGTGGTGACCGCACGGCGGCGGCGGATAATCTGCTGGCCATCATCAAGGCCGACCGGGCCTGGAACGAGGACGGCGCCAGGACGCAATTGCTGCAGCTGTTCGAGGCCTGGGGCATGACCGACGAGGCGACGCTGGCCGCGCGGCGCAAATTGTCGGCGCTGCTGTTTCCCTAA
- a CDS encoding LON peptidase substrate-binding domain-containing protein: MQAGNAHYRLAKDLPSTIPIFPLEGALLLPGGRMPLNIFEPRYLQMVDEAISGSRLIGVIQPSLDGALREDGEPQLCNVGCAGRIIAFSETGDGRYLISLQGVYRFRIASELTVKTPFRQAKPAPFLADLDDDPAANEIDRPALLKAFRAYLQANDLEADWESVSRAENAMLVNALSMMAPYGPAEKQALLEAADLKTRAETLIAITEMALARENEDFGSSLQ; encoded by the coding sequence GTGCAAGCGGGAAACGCGCATTACCGGCTCGCCAAGGATCTGCCGTCGACGATCCCGATCTTTCCGCTCGAGGGCGCGCTTCTGCTGCCGGGCGGGCGCATGCCGCTCAACATCTTCGAGCCGCGCTACCTGCAGATGGTGGACGAGGCGATTTCCGGCTCGCGGCTGATCGGCGTCATCCAGCCCAGCCTCGACGGTGCGTTGCGCGAGGATGGCGAGCCGCAGCTCTGCAATGTCGGCTGCGCCGGGCGCATCATCGCCTTTTCCGAGACCGGCGACGGCCGCTACCTGATTTCGCTGCAAGGTGTGTACCGCTTCCGCATCGCCAGCGAATTGACGGTCAAGACACCATTCCGGCAGGCCAAGCCCGCGCCCTTCCTCGCCGATCTCGACGACGATCCGGCAGCCAACGAGATAGACCGGCCGGCGTTGCTCAAGGCATTTCGCGCCTATCTGCAGGCCAATGATCTCGAGGCCGATTGGGAAAGCGTCAGCCGCGCCGAAAATGCCATGCTGGTCAACGCATTGTCGATGATGGCGCCCTACGGGCCGGCCGAGAAACAGGCGCTGCTCGAAGCCGCGGATTTGAAGACGCGGGCCGAAACGCTGATTGCCATCACCGAGATGGCGCTGGCGCGGGAGAATGAGGATTTTGGCTCGAGTCTACAATAA
- a CDS encoding Trm112 family protein translates to MAADGRDGKKINVDPKLLELLACPLTKGPLAWDPERGELISRIAKLAYPVRDGIPIMLPSEARTLSAEDVLAPPRLSGPS, encoded by the coding sequence ATGGCGGCGGATGGGCGTGACGGAAAGAAGATCAATGTCGACCCCAAGCTGCTGGAACTTCTGGCCTGCCCGTTGACCAAGGGGCCGCTGGCCTGGGATCCGGAGCGGGGTGAGCTGATCTCGCGGATCGCCAAGCTCGCCTATCCGGTGCGCGACGGCATCCCGATCATGCTGCCTTCGGAAGCGCGGACGTTGTCGGCGGAGGATGTGCTGGCACCGCCGAGGCTGAGTGGGCCTTCGTAA
- a CDS encoding error-prone DNA polymerase: MNALTVIPYAEFGIQSNFSFLRGASKPEELVVAAKLLGFSAIGLADRNTVAGVVRAWQQAKVEKLSYHPGCRLVFGDGTPDILAYPRDRRGWGHLCRMLTQANLRDENEKGATLLQRSDLLEWGDLMSLAVLPDLTADAQDSLALIRQLKDRFGRALRLGVSPDYAGNDRFRIEQAAAFAETAGIPLMATNDVLYHTAERRPLQDVLTAIRLNTPVAEVGLELTANAERHLKPPLEMARLFRRHPQALAESLRFAQELTFSLSDLQYNYPDEPTESGLGPQAELERLAREGATRRFPGGVPASVIKRIEEELTLIERLNYARYFLTVYDIIKFARSQNILCQGRGSAANSIICFCIGITEVGPDKIDTLFERFISEERNEPPDIDVDFEHERREEVMQYIYTKYSSKRTALAAAVISYRGRSALREVSKAMGLSEDVRASLSGSIWGWSTSELGEKEARAGGLDRSDPTSRHVMERANEIMGFPRHLSQHVGGFVITRDRLDEIVPIVKTAMDERKMVEWDKDDLDSVKILKVDILALGMLTCLQRAFTLLTDHYPKARDPYGQPYVLATLPAEDQRVYDMICRADTLGVFQIESRAQMSMLPRLQPRDFYDLVIEVAIVRPGPIQGDMVHPYLRRRQGKEKPEYQKSELKEILGKTLGVPLFQEQAMKIAIVAGGFKPGEADELRRAMATFKRTGTIGNYRDRMIKGMVGKGYTEDFAVRCFKQIEGFGEYGFPESHAASFALLVYASCWFKTFYPDVFCAAILNSQPMGFYQPAQLVRDARDHGVDIREIDVNFSVWDCTLEKAPFDPARILPRHAEMRGVIETNHAVRLGFRQIKGLAEKRMEAFVARRGDGYASVRDVWLRSGLDVDEIERLAQADAFRSIGLDRRAALWDVRALGARSAAEKLPLFDQPALRLRELEPETKLPKMPLGEHVIHDYRSLGLSLKAHPVAFLRERLDRAGVTPNANLPSVRDGRRVSVAGLVLVRQRPGKGNAIFLTLEDDKAVANVIFWERTFTRFRPIVMGARFVKVTGKLQSESGVVHIVAEKIEDLTPWLTVLLEKVSGASQPVLRDKPVGDLATLSEEAESVMPKGRNFQ; this comes from the coding sequence GTGAACGCGCTGACCGTCATTCCCTATGCCGAGTTCGGCATCCAGTCGAATTTCTCCTTCCTGCGCGGCGCCTCCAAGCCGGAGGAACTGGTGGTCGCCGCCAAGCTGCTTGGCTTCTCCGCGATCGGCCTTGCCGACCGCAACACGGTGGCCGGCGTGGTGCGCGCCTGGCAGCAGGCCAAGGTCGAAAAGCTCTCCTATCACCCCGGCTGCCGGCTGGTTTTCGGCGATGGCACGCCGGATATTCTCGCCTATCCCAGGGATCGTAGGGGCTGGGGGCATCTGTGCCGCATGCTGACGCAGGCCAATCTGCGCGACGAGAACGAAAAGGGCGCCACCCTTCTCCAGCGCAGCGACCTGCTCGAATGGGGGGACCTGATGTCGCTCGCGGTCCTGCCCGATCTGACGGCGGACGCACAAGACAGCCTCGCCCTCATTCGCCAGCTCAAGGATCGCTTCGGCAGGGCCCTGCGGCTTGGCGTGTCGCCCGACTATGCGGGCAATGACCGTTTCCGCATCGAGCAGGCAGCGGCTTTTGCCGAGACGGCCGGCATACCGCTGATGGCGACCAACGACGTTCTCTACCACACGGCTGAACGGCGCCCGCTGCAGGACGTGCTGACCGCGATCCGCCTCAACACACCCGTCGCCGAAGTCGGGCTGGAGCTCACCGCCAATGCCGAGCGCCATCTGAAGCCGCCGCTGGAGATGGCCCGCCTGTTCCGCAGGCATCCGCAAGCGCTGGCCGAGAGTTTGCGGTTTGCGCAAGAGCTGACCTTCTCGCTCAGCGACCTCCAGTACAATTACCCCGACGAGCCGACGGAATCGGGTCTCGGCCCGCAGGCCGAACTGGAAAGACTGGCGCGGGAAGGGGCGACCCGGCGGTTCCCGGGCGGTGTCCCGGCCAGCGTCATTAAACGCATCGAGGAAGAGCTCACTCTGATCGAGCGGCTGAACTACGCCCGCTATTTCCTGACCGTCTACGACATCATCAAATTCGCCCGCAGCCAGAATATCCTCTGCCAGGGCCGTGGGTCCGCCGCCAATTCGATCATCTGCTTCTGCATCGGCATCACAGAAGTAGGCCCTGACAAGATCGATACGCTGTTCGAGCGCTTCATTTCCGAGGAGCGGAACGAGCCGCCCGATATCGACGTCGACTTCGAGCATGAGCGCCGCGAAGAGGTGATGCAGTACATCTATACGAAATACAGTTCCAAACGCACCGCGCTTGCCGCCGCCGTCATCAGCTATCGCGGCCGCTCGGCTTTGCGCGAAGTGTCGAAGGCCATGGGCCTGTCGGAGGATGTCCGGGCGTCCCTGTCCGGCTCGATCTGGGGCTGGTCGACCTCGGAACTCGGCGAGAAGGAAGCCCGCGCCGGCGGCCTCGACCGCAGCGATCCCACATCGCGGCATGTGATGGAACGGGCCAACGAGATCATGGGCTTCCCCCGTCATTTGTCGCAACATGTCGGCGGCTTCGTCATCACCCGGGACCGGCTCGACGAGATCGTGCCCATCGTCAAGACGGCGATGGACGAGCGCAAGATGGTCGAATGGGACAAGGACGATCTCGACTCGGTGAAGATCCTCAAGGTGGACATCTTGGCGCTCGGCATGCTGACCTGCCTCCAGCGCGCCTTCACCTTGCTTACCGACCACTATCCAAAGGCACGGGACCCATATGGGCAACCCTATGTGCTGGCCACTCTCCCGGCAGAGGACCAACGCGTCTATGACATGATCTGCCGCGCCGATACGCTCGGCGTCTTCCAGATCGAGTCTCGCGCGCAGATGTCGATGCTGCCGCGGCTCCAGCCACGAGATTTCTATGACCTTGTCATCGAGGTGGCGATCGTTCGGCCGGGCCCGATCCAGGGCGATATGGTCCATCCCTATCTGCGCCGCCGGCAAGGCAAGGAGAAGCCCGAATATCAAAAGTCGGAATTGAAAGAGATCCTCGGCAAAACGCTCGGCGTGCCGCTGTTCCAGGAACAGGCGATGAAGATCGCCATCGTCGCCGGCGGCTTCAAACCGGGCGAGGCCGACGAATTGCGCCGCGCCATGGCCACCTTCAAGCGCACCGGCACGATCGGCAATTACCGCGACCGTATGATCAAGGGCATGGTTGGCAAGGGATACACCGAGGACTTCGCCGTTCGCTGCTTCAAGCAGATCGAGGGGTTTGGCGAGTATGGCTTTCCCGAAAGCCATGCCGCGTCCTTCGCCTTGCTCGTCTATGCCTCCTGCTGGTTCAAGACCTTCTATCCCGACGTGTTCTGCGCCGCGATCCTGAATTCGCAGCCGATGGGATTCTATCAGCCGGCGCAGCTGGTGCGCGACGCGCGCGATCATGGCGTCGACATCCGCGAGATCGACGTGAATTTCTCGGTCTGGGACTGCACCCTGGAAAAGGCGCCTTTCGACCCGGCTCGCATCCTGCCACGCCATGCCGAGATGCGCGGCGTCATCGAGACGAACCATGCAGTTCGGCTCGGCTTCCGGCAGATCAAGGGGCTGGCGGAGAAACGCATGGAGGCTTTCGTCGCGCGACGCGGTGACGGTTACGCATCCGTCCGGGATGTCTGGCTGCGCTCCGGCCTCGATGTCGACGAGATCGAGAGGCTGGCACAGGCCGATGCCTTCCGTTCGATCGGCCTCGACCGCCGTGCCGCACTGTGGGACGTGCGCGCGCTGGGCGCCAGGAGCGCCGCCGAAAAACTGCCGCTGTTCGACCAGCCGGCGCTGCGCCTGCGCGAGCTGGAGCCGGAAACGAAGCTGCCGAAAATGCCGCTCGGCGAACATGTCATCCACGACTACCGCTCGCTCGGCCTGTCGCTGAAGGCGCATCCGGTCGCTTTCCTGCGCGAGCGGCTCGATCGCGCCGGCGTCACGCCCAATGCCAACCTGCCTTCGGTGCGCGACGGCAGGCGGGTTTCCGTCGCCGGTCTCGTGCTGGTGCGGCAGCGCCCCGGCAAGGGCAACGCCATCTTCCTGACGCTGGAAGACGACAAGGCCGTCGCCAACGTCATTTTCTGGGAGCGAACTTTTACCCGCTTCCGCCCCATCGTCATGGGCGCGCGGTTCGTGAAGGTCACCGGCAAATTGCAGTCGGAATCCGGTGTGGTCCATATCGTTGCGGAAAAGATCGAAGATCTGACACCTTGGCTGACCGTGCTTCTGGAGAAGGTCAGCGGGGCCAGTCAACCGGTGCTACGAGACAAACCGGTCGGGGACCTTGCAACGCTGTCGGAAGAGGCGGAGAGTGTCATGCCCAAGGGGCGTAATTTTCAGTAA